The following are encoded together in the Glycine soja cultivar W05 chromosome 5, ASM419377v2, whole genome shotgun sequence genome:
- the LOC114411317 gene encoding uncharacterized protein LOC114411317 translates to MDESNHDMVNMLTQQIGTVINPLIQNTNDSYQMLTNQISRIADFFGAPPIQQPPIRQIQIQAPVQEIQMPNNPGMQMAQAPQPVARIEPPAQQVEPNPGIVLVNRNQNADEVIGNVQQNRFDRQNNLAQMVETILVQNGLNLGLHRPNFVSPLSEYVLQTELPRGVKIPKFTKFAGETNESTIEHVARYLVEAGDLANNENLRMKYFPNSLTKNAFTWFTTLPPHSIHNWNQLERIFHEQFYMGQSKISLKELASVRRKAPESIDDYLNRFRLLKARDMAQLADRVRQLERLKAEKARNSKFHKKEKVAYVETNDSDQEFDIIYEDIEDNEVDLAELKPGPPYVCKLLRPSNGKNPVEPKNDKFVSKTYTFDITKCDEIFDLLVTDGQIVVPKGLKVPPIEQQKKRGYCKFHNFLGHKTSRCVLFRDLVQKALNEGRLKFGEKPKVAQANAETSKAAETLYAEPQEIMMVEAMELSQVQVQGISEEDYNEQMKVVYPQAEEDLIDFLNRCKLESKSVMLCPRCSAVCDREATEGLKKY, encoded by the exons ATGGATGAAAGTAACCATGATATGGTTAACATGTtaacacaacaaataggaaCTGTCATTAACCccttaattcaaaatacaaatgacagttaccaaatgttaacaaatcaaataagtCGAATTGCTGACTTTTTTGGGGCACCACCCATACAGCAACCACCAATTCGACAGATCCAAATACAGGCGCCTGTCCAAGAGATACAGATGCCTAACAACCCAGGGATGCAAATGGCTCAAGCACCACAACCAGTGGCACGCATAGAGCCACCAGCCCAACAGGTCGAACCAAACCCTGGTATAGTATTGGTAAATAGAAACCAAAATGCTGATGAAGTAATAGGGAATGTTCAACAAAACCGTTTCGATAGGCAGAATAACCTGGCCCAAATGGTCGAAACAATTCTAGTACAGAATGGTTTGAACTTGGGCTTACACAGGCCCAATTTTGTGTCTCCATTATCTGAATATGTGTTACAGACagaattaccaaggggtgtgaaAATCCCTAAGTTTACTAAGTTTGCAGGAGAGACAAATGAGTCCACTATCGAACACGTTGCTAGATATTTGGTTGAGGCAGGGGACTTggctaataatgaaaatttaagaatgaaatatTTCCCTAATTCCTTAACTAAAAATGCTTTCACATGGTTTACAACCCTTCCTCCTCATTCCATACATAATTGGAACCAATTGGAGAGGATTTTCCATGAGCAATTCTATATGGGACAGTCTAAGATAAGCCTTAAAGAGTTAGCCAGCGTTCGACGTAAGGCACCTGAATCAATTGATGATTATTTGAACAGATTCAGACTCTTAAAGGCAAG GGATATGGCTCAATTGGCTGATAGAGTTCGACAACTCGAACGATTGAAGGCTGAAAAGGCTAGAAATTCTAAGTTCCACAAGAAGGAAAAGGTTGCATATGTCGAAACCAATGACAGTGACCAGGAGTTCGATATTATTTATGAAGATATCGAAGACAATGAGGTTGATTTAGCAGAATTAAAACCTGGACCTCCTTATGTTTGTAAACTCCTTAGACCTTCCAATGGAAAAAACCCTGTTGaacctaaaaatgataaatttgtgtctaaaacttatacatttgacataactaaatgtgatgaaatatttgatttattagtcACAGATGGCCAAATTGTTGTTCCTAAGGGCTTGAAAGTACCCCCAATCGAACAACAGAAGAAAAggggttattgtaaatttcataatttccttGGCCATAAAACCTCACGTTGTGttcttttcagggatttggttcAAAAGGCTCTCAACGAAGGGAGGCTCAAATTTGGTGAGAAACCAAAGGTTGCCCAGGCAAATGCTGAAACATCCAAAGCTGCTGAAACTCTCTATGCAGAGCCCCAAGAAATAATGATGGTCGAAGCAATGGAGTTGTCTCAGGTGCAAGTTCAGGGCATATCTGAAGAGGATTACAACGAACAAATGAAGGTTGTGTATCCTCAGGCTGAGGAGGATCTAATTGATTTCTTGAACAGATGCAAACTCGAAAGCAAGAGTGTGATGCTCTGCCCTCGCTGCAGTGCAGTATGTGATAGGGAGGCTACTGAGGGCCTCAAAAAATACTAA